A segment of the Terriglobales bacterium genome:
TTGTATCCTTACTCGATCAGCAGGCCTCCCTAAGAATGCGACAGCGGCGTCGACTTGCATCATCGCACGCCCCCGGCGCCGAGGGTAAAAATAGGCAGGTAAAGGGAAATCAGCACGAAGGCAACAATGATGCCCATCACGATCAAAATGGCGGGCTCAATCAGCGACATGGCGGCGGTGAGCGCCGTCTGCACGTCTTCCTCATAAAATTCGGCCACCGATGTCAGCATGGCCGGCAAGGCGCCGGTGGACTCTCCGACCTCGATCATTTCGACGGCGAGTTCGGGAATGGTGCGCGTCTCTTCCAGGCTCTTCGACAGCGAGGCACCCTCGCGGACGCGCCCGGCGGCGCTAGCAATGCTTTTTGCGACCATCTTGCTTTGCATGGACGCGGCCGCGGTTTCCAGCGCCGGCACCAGGGGAAGGCCGCCCGTCAGCAGGGTAGACAACATGCGGGACAATACGGCGACCTGATACTTGAGAGAAATTTCGCCCAGCACCGGGATGCGGCTTCGAAGATGCTCGAGGTACAGGCCGCCTGATTCTGAATTCTTCCACCGCCACAGCACCGCGGCGACCAGCAACAATACGCCCAGCACCGGAAGCGCGTAGTGCTGCGCGTTCACGCCGATGGCAAGCATCACTTGCGTAATCGGGGGGATCGCGTCCGCGCGACCGATGGCGGCGTACAGCGTCGCAAACTGCGGGATAACGTAGGTGACCAGGAACCCGATCATGACAACGACCATGATCGCCAGCAGAGCCGGGTAGACTAAGGACGCGATCAGCTTCTTGCGAAATGCAATGCCGAGCCGCTGGAAGGCGATGTAGCGGGTGAGCACCTCTTCCAGGTTGCCGCTTTTTTCGCCGGCCAGCAATGTCGTGGTGTAAATGCGCTGGAAAGCGCCTTGGGCGGCGAAGGCGTCGGA
Coding sequences within it:
- a CDS encoding type II secretion system F family protein, with the translated sequence MAEFVIRMADERGHVLEQMEMGASSGEVRDRFAQQGFLVYWVKPRSILSGGQLRLPRRRKIKMEQFVVFNQQFVTLIHAGLPILTALDLLIRRQRNLYFRSILENVRDRVKAGELLSDAFAAQGAFQRIYTTTLLAGEKSGNLEEVLTRYIAFQRLGIAFRKKLIASLVYPALLAIMVVVMIGFLVTYVIPQFATLYAAIGRADAIPPITQVMLAIGVNAQHYALPVLGVLLLVAAVLWRWKNSESGGLYLEHLRSRIPVLGEISLKYQVAVLSRMLSTLLTGGLPLVPALETAAASMQSKMVAKSIASAAGRVREGASLSKSLEETRTIPELAVEMIEVGESTGALPAMLTSVAEFYEEDVQTALTAAMSLIEPAILIVMGIIVAFVLISLYLPIFTLGAGGVR